From one Desulfobacteraceae bacterium genomic stretch:
- a CDS encoding DUF3842 family protein, whose translation MNILRKRICVLDGQGGGIGATLIKYIKEAFGESVELIALGTNAIATAQMLKAGANKGASGENAICHCVAHADCIVGPISVTWANAMLGEVTPAMAAAVTSSPALKVLVPFSQEPIEIIGVVWEPLPHLVQRAVEGKIKEVINHV comes from the coding sequence ATGAACATATTGCGTAAACGAATCTGTGTGTTGGACGGCCAGGGGGGCGGCATCGGGGCCACCCTCATCAAATATATCAAGGAAGCTTTCGGCGAGAGCGTCGAACTGATCGCTCTGGGCACCAACGCCATCGCCACCGCCCAGATGCTCAAGGCCGGCGCCAACAAGGGGGCTTCGGGTGAAAACGCCATCTGCCACTGTGTGGCCCATGCGGACTGCATCGTCGGGCCGATCAGCGTGACCTGGGCCAACGCCATGCTGGGCGAGGTCACCCCGGCCATGGCGGCGGCGGTCACCTCGAGCCCGGCGCTGAAGGTGCTGGTGCCCTTTTCCCAGGAGCCGATCGAGATCATCGGGGTGGTTTGGGAGCCGCTGCCGCACCTGGTGCAGCGCGCGGTGGAAGGAAAAATCAAGGAGGTAATCAACCATGTGTGA
- a CDS encoding CooT family nickel-binding protein, giving the protein MCEANAYFVKDGKEELLMQAVDLVEPEEDGVFRLVGIFGDQKIVRGRIKRMNLVNHKILFEE; this is encoded by the coding sequence ATGTGTGAAGCCAATGCCTATTTCGTCAAGGACGGCAAGGAAGAGCTGTTGATGCAGGCCGTGGACCTGGTGGAACCCGAAGAGGACGGGGTCTTCCGGCTGGTGGGCATCTTCGGCGACCAGAAGATCGTCCGGGGGCGCATCAAGCGCATGAACCTGGTCAACCACAAGATACTCTTCGAGGAATGA
- a CDS encoding ABC transporter ATP-binding protein, whose protein sequence is MLTAAEIRFAYNGRAVLDDVGFELGAGRILGVLGVNGAGKSTLLKCLNRILAPQQGTVLLENEDLLRMDCQRIARRVGYIPQKASEGGLTVFEAVFVGRKPHIRWKAGRADYDRVEAALEAMGLAPLAHRPVSALSGGELQKVIIARALAQSPKILLMDEPTSSLDLRNQLEVLGLIRRIVHSDGLAAVVSIHDLNLALRFADHFLFLKDHRVHARVPRREVDAALVREVYGVDVEIAMVRGQAVVVPVAPAGEGQ, encoded by the coding sequence ATGCTGACGGCGGCGGAGATCCGCTTCGCCTACAACGGCCGGGCGGTGCTGGACGATGTGGGCTTCGAGCTGGGGGCCGGGCGCATCCTTGGGGTCCTGGGGGTCAACGGCGCCGGAAAATCCACCCTGCTGAAATGCCTCAACCGGATCCTCGCCCCCCAGCAGGGAACGGTGCTGCTGGAAAACGAGGACCTGCTGCGGATGGATTGCCAGCGGATCGCCCGGCGGGTGGGTTACATCCCCCAAAAGGCGTCGGAGGGCGGGCTGACGGTTTTCGAGGCGGTTTTTGTGGGCCGCAAGCCGCACATCCGCTGGAAGGCCGGCCGGGCGGATTATGACCGGGTCGAGGCGGCCCTGGAGGCCATGGGGCTGGCGCCGCTGGCCCACCGGCCGGTGAGCGCTTTGAGCGGCGGTGAGCTGCAGAAGGTAATCATCGCCCGGGCTCTGGCGCAGTCTCCCAAAATCCTGCTGATGGATGAACCCACCAGCAGCCTGGATCTCCGGAACCAGCTGGAGGTGCTGGGCCTGATCCGCCGCATCGTCCACTCGGACGGGCTGGCGGCGGTGGTCTCGATCCACGATCTCAACCTGGCCCTGCGCTTCGCGGATCACTTTCTGTTTCTCAAGGACCACCGGGTCCACGCCCGGGTCCCGCGTCGGGAGGTGGACGCCGCCCTGGTGCGGGAGGTCTACGGGGTGGATGTCGAGATCGCCATGGTGC
- a CDS encoding YceI family protein, giving the protein MIVSLNILKPFVTFVAAAALLLLPVGAPATGAAPSSEQLIVFVQPGPSEVDRVFQSQQLPAIGEVASGLGVPLHVVAAGGGAPPEVAVTPLIVFQNHRGRSLYQGRTTTPGRVRNFIRTSRFVPQGEAPNRRERIPVWQNGRSRVWAPLKVSAVTGTQPAGYSHEAFLEEALASIVRGFGHFKLQPVVDLERADRGFYMDFYPWVSPEGTLYLSLALYSQFDCESPIFEKKQDPLTGAWKSRWKLFEQAAALMEAAVVRQIGSPASGDAFDPVAAAVPRLSWEEIGFTLPAAPALAAADSTPDVALARVWTLEGPGPDDPPMIQFRFPAPLDHYAGEVKVAAGRLSLPETLAVEGTTGFVEVDTRRAVTLGEPVLDEAVRGSALLGARTFPQARFDIQAVSGDGEPIAYGRLTPAAVSGNFTLKGKSVPLSVVAEFEPVIGADGAPRLLVRSAFQIDLRTFDIEGADGPTPAKYTLLLDVILKLKPVPGE; this is encoded by the coding sequence ATGATCGTTTCCCTTAATATCCTTAAACCGTTCGTAACCTTCGTGGCAGCGGCCGCCTTGCTGCTGCTGCCGGTGGGTGCGCCGGCGACTGGTGCGGCGCCTTCGTCCGAGCAGCTGATCGTGTTCGTTCAGCCCGGACCCTCCGAGGTGGACCGGGTGTTTCAAAGCCAACAGCTGCCCGCCATCGGCGAGGTCGCATCCGGCCTGGGGGTGCCCCTGCACGTTGTCGCGGCCGGCGGCGGCGCGCCCCCGGAGGTCGCCGTCACCCCGCTGATCGTCTTTCAAAACCACCGCGGCCGCTCGCTCTACCAGGGGCGCACGACCACCCCGGGCCGGGTGCGCAATTTCATCCGCACCTCCCGTTTCGTTCCCCAGGGGGAGGCGCCCAACCGCCGGGAACGCATCCCCGTCTGGCAAAACGGCCGCAGCCGGGTCTGGGCGCCGCTTAAGGTGTCGGCGGTCACCGGCACGCAGCCGGCGGGCTATTCCCACGAGGCCTTTCTGGAAGAGGCCCTGGCCAGCATCGTCCGCGGCTTTGGGCACTTTAAACTCCAGCCTGTGGTGGACCTGGAACGTGCCGACCGGGGGTTTTACATGGACTTCTACCCCTGGGTGTCCCCGGAGGGCACGCTGTATCTCTCCCTGGCGCTGTATTCCCAGTTTGACTGCGAGTCCCCGATCTTCGAGAAAAAGCAGGACCCGCTGACCGGTGCCTGGAAGTCCCGCTGGAAGCTCTTCGAACAGGCCGCTGCGCTGATGGAAGCCGCCGTGGTCCGGCAGATCGGGAGCCCGGCGAGCGGTGACGCCTTTGACCCGGTGGCCGCCGCGGTCCCCCGTCTGAGCTGGGAGGAGATCGGTTTTACGCTGCCCGCGGCGCCCGCCCTGGCGGCCGCCGACAGCACCCCGGATGTCGCCCTGGCGCGCGTCTGGACCCTGGAGGGGCCCGGTCCCGATGATCCCCCGATGATCCAGTTCCGGTTTCCGGCGCCCCTGGACCACTATGCCGGCGAGGTCAAAGTGGCCGCGGGTCGCCTGTCGCTGCCGGAAACCCTTGCCGTGGAAGGCACCACCGGGTTTGTCGAGGTCGACACGCGCCGCGCGGTCACCCTGGGGGAACCGGTGCTGGATGAGGCCGTTCGCGGCAGCGCTCTTCTGGGCGCCAGGACCTTTCCCCAGGCGCGCTTCGATATTCAGGCCGTCAGCGGCGACGGCGAGCCGATTGCTTACGGACGGCTGACGCCGGCGGCGGTCTCCGGCAATTTCACCTTGAAGGGAAAAAGTGTGCCCCTCTCGGTGGTTGCGGAATTCGAGCCGGTCATCGGCGCGGACGGCGCCCCGCGGCTCCTGGTGCGCAGCGCCTTTCAGATCGACCTGCGAACCTTCGACATCGAGGGCGCCGACGGCCCCACACCGGCCAAATACACCCTGCTCTTGGACGTCATCCTCAAGCTCAAGCCCGTCCCGGGGGAGTGA
- a CDS encoding iron ABC transporter permease, translating to MKDSRITTPGGGLAAAYRRQLRQKALWLAGLTGLTFAVGVFAVGQGAYDLSPFKVLQALVGRAPEAADVVVWKIRLPRILAAVVSGCGLSLAGLGIQTLLKNPLGSPSTLGISQGAAFGAALAIVVFGAGVFSVTVFAFAGAMGATLIILTLARLRQLSPEAIILAGVALSSLFASATILVQYLATETELAVVVFWTFGDVARSNWGEIGLVAAVSLMTMVYLLIRRWDLNALTAGEEAARGLGTNVARVRLQGMLAAALVAAMVTAFHGVIAFVGLIAPHLARRLVGEENGLLIPFSAILGALLLLLADTVGRVLIGSGALPVGVVTSFMGAPMFLFLLVRGRH from the coding sequence ATGAAGGACAGTCGGATCACCACCCCCGGCGGGGGACTTGCCGCCGCTTATCGCCGGCAGTTGCGCCAAAAAGCCCTCTGGCTGGCGGGCCTCACCGGATTGACGTTTGCCGTGGGGGTCTTCGCGGTGGGCCAGGGGGCCTACGACCTGTCGCCTTTTAAGGTTCTTCAGGCGCTGGTGGGAAGGGCCCCGGAGGCCGCCGATGTGGTCGTCTGGAAGATCCGCCTGCCCCGGATCCTGGCCGCCGTCGTCTCCGGCTGCGGGCTGTCGCTGGCCGGGCTGGGCATTCAAACCCTGCTCAAAAACCCGCTGGGCTCGCCCTCCACTCTCGGCATCAGCCAGGGAGCGGCTTTTGGCGCCGCCCTGGCCATCGTCGTGTTCGGCGCCGGGGTCTTCTCCGTGACCGTTTTCGCCTTTGCCGGCGCCATGGGCGCCACCCTGATCATTCTGACTTTGGCGCGTCTCCGCCAGCTTTCACCCGAAGCGATCATCCTCGCGGGGGTGGCGCTCTCCTCGCTCTTCGCCTCGGCCACGATTCTGGTGCAGTATCTGGCCACCGAGACGGAACTCGCGGTGGTGGTCTTCTGGACCTTCGGCGACGTGGCGCGCTCCAACTGGGGCGAGATCGGGTTGGTGGCCGCCGTCAGCCTGATGACGATGGTCTATCTTCTGATCCGGCGCTGGGACCTCAACGCCCTGACCGCCGGCGAGGAGGCCGCCAGGGGCCTGGGCACCAACGTGGCCCGGGTGCGGCTGCAGGGCATGCTGGCGGCGGCGCTGGTCGCCGCCATGGTGACCGCCTTCCACGGCGTGATCGCTTTTGTCGGGCTGATCGCGCCCCACCTGGCCCGGCGCCTGGTGGGCGAGGAAAACGGTCTCCTGATCCCCTTCTCCGCGATCCTGGGGGCCCTGCTGCTGCTGCTGGCCGATACCGTCGGGCGGGTGCTGATCGGCTCCGGGGCCCTGCCGGTGGGGGTGGTGACCTCGTTCATGGGGGCGCCGATGTTTCTCTTTCTGCTGGTGCGGGGGCGGCACTGA
- a CDS encoding YceI family protein has translation MQIQSFVTRFIAVVAVALAAAAAPARAAETYQVDTVHSYILFKIKHLDIGYSYGRFNGATGELTWDDANATIVAVAMQVNAKDVDTDVQKRDEHLRSADFFNAEKFTTISFQSTKIQKLAADSFEITGDLTLLGQTRPVTVTARKTGAGQDPWGKFRRGFETEFTIKRSDWGMDFMLEGLSDEVDLTVSIEVIRQP, from the coding sequence ATGCAGATTCAGTCTTTTGTCACTCGATTTATCGCCGTGGTTGCCGTCGCGCTGGCGGCGGCTGCAGCGCCCGCACGCGCCGCTGAAACCTATCAGGTGGATACCGTCCACAGCTACATCCTGTTCAAAATCAAGCACCTCGACATTGGCTACTCCTACGGGCGCTTCAACGGGGCCACCGGCGAGCTGACCTGGGACGACGCCAATGCGACCATCGTCGCCGTCGCCATGCAGGTAAACGCCAAAGACGTTGACACCGATGTCCAAAAGCGCGACGAGCACCTGCGCAGTGCGGACTTCTTCAACGCCGAAAAGTTCACCACCATCAGCTTTCAGAGCACCAAGATCCAAAAGCTGGCGGCGGACAGCTTCGAGATCACCGGCGACCTGACCCTCCTCGGCCAGACGCGGCCGGTGACCGTCACCGCCCGCAAGACCGGTGCCGGCCAGGACCCCTGGGGAAAGTTCCGGCGGGGCTTCGAGACCGAATTCACCATCAAGCGCAGCGACTGGGGGATGGACTTCATGCTGGAGGGGCTCAGCGACGAGGTGGACCTGACGGTCAGCATCGAGGTCATCCGGCAGCCGTAG
- a CDS encoding molybdopterin-binding protein — translation MKTIRVEDAVGSVLAHDMTRIIPGRFKGVGFKKGHVVAAADIPELLKMGKSHLYVLELSPEDLHEDQAALRIAAAVSGPNLAWGSPCEGKSSIQSTCEGLLRVNVAGLRGINQIGDLILATLKTGTPCRRGQTVAATRIIPLTISRARIEALEALAAKAAPVLEITPYRRMRFGGLVTGSELHAGLIQDEFDRYVGQKAQDYGCTFVRKIIVPDDPGRIAAALGELVDLGCELILTTGGLSVDPDDVTRMGVRLAGAEVIAYGSPILPGAMFLYARLGETQILGLPACVYYHPTTVFDLMLPRVLAGEPITRETIADMGHGGLCLGCPECRYPVCPFGH, via the coding sequence ATGAAAACAATCCGCGTCGAAGATGCCGTGGGCAGCGTTTTGGCCCACGACATGACCCGCATCATCCCCGGCCGGTTCAAGGGCGTGGGGTTCAAGAAAGGCCACGTCGTCGCCGCGGCCGACATTCCCGAACTGCTCAAGATGGGCAAGAGCCACCTATACGTGCTGGAGCTGTCACCCGAAGACCTGCACGAGGACCAGGCCGCGCTGCGGATCGCGGCGGCGGTTTCAGGCCCGAACCTCGCCTGGGGGTCGCCCTGCGAGGGAAAATCCAGCATCCAGAGCACCTGCGAGGGCCTGCTGCGGGTCAACGTCGCCGGGCTTAGGGGGATCAATCAGATCGGCGATCTGATCCTGGCCACTCTGAAAACCGGCACGCCGTGCCGCCGGGGCCAGACCGTGGCCGCCACCCGCATCATTCCTTTGACCATATCCCGCGCGCGGATCGAAGCCCTGGAAGCCCTGGCCGCAAAAGCGGCCCCCGTGCTGGAAATCACCCCTTACCGCCGGATGCGCTTCGGCGGGCTGGTGACCGGATCGGAACTCCACGCGGGCTTGATCCAGGACGAGTTCGACCGTTACGTCGGGCAAAAAGCCCAGGACTACGGCTGTACTTTCGTCCGCAAGATCATCGTTCCCGACGACCCCGGGCGGATCGCCGCGGCGCTGGGCGAACTGGTGGATCTGGGCTGCGAGCTGATCCTGACCACCGGCGGCCTCTCGGTGGACCCCGACGACGTCACGCGCATGGGCGTCCGTCTGGCCGGGGCCGAGGTCATCGCCTACGGCAGCCCGATTTTGCCCGGCGCCATGTTCCTTTACGCGCGCCTCGGGGAAACCCAGATCCTGGGTCTGCCGGCCTGTGTCTACTATCACCCCACCACGGTCTTTGACCTGATGCTGCCGCGGGTGCTGGCCGGTGAACCCATCACCCGCGAAACCATCGCCGACATGGGCCACGGTGGCCTGTGCCTGGGCTGCCCCGAGTGCCGCTACCCGGTATGCCCCTTCGGCCACTAG